A stretch of DNA from Synechococcus sp. UW179A:
CGTCTGCTTCTTGCCGTCGGAGCCCGGCAGCTGGCCGCCGCCGCGACGGCAGCGAGGCTGGCAGGAGCCTCTGTTCACGCCAGGGTTCTTCCCACGCCTGAAGCTATCCGCCAGGCAGGTCTTGCGGGCTTGTACGGCGAGCGATTGGCCGTGTTGAGACCTGGAACCGGGGATCGCATCGGGGGATTGGAAGCTGCGTTATGTCGCCGCTGGCAGATCACCGATGTGCTCTGTCGTCAGTCGGGGGGGGCTGCCGATCAACTTTGGAGTGATCTGGCCCGTCGCCACTCCATTCGGCTCTGGAAGTTGAAACGACCTAACCCGGTGCCCAACGTTGACGTGGTTTATAGCGTGAGCCAGTTGTGTCGACAGCTGGATGACCATGTCAACGGACCTGAGTTTGGTCCTCACCACGGAGGCTGACCAGATCAAGGCTGGAGCCCTCGCTGAGCAGTTGATCACGCTCCGTTTAGCGGCCTGTGTCAGCTTGATGCCAGTGCAGTCTTGCTATCGCTGGAAGGGGGAGATTGAGCGTTCGCAGGAAGTGCAGCTGCTGATTAAAACGAGCTCTCAACGCCTGGAGCAGCTGATTTCAGGTCTTGAGGCCCTGCATAGTTATGCCACGCCCGAAATTCTCCACCTGCCAGCTCAGGCTGGAGACGCCTATGCGGCATGGGCGCTAGGTGCTCTCAATCCAGATGCTCCTTCATCAGCTCAGGAAGAGAGACCAGGGAGCGAGCACCCAGCTGGGTGACGATTTGACCAGCGCAAAGAGCTCCCAGCTGACCGCAGCGCTCTAGTGAATCGCCCTGGGTGAAGGCATGCAGAAATCCTCCGGCGTAGAGATCACCGGCACCGGTGGTGTCAACGAGTTCGCCGAGCCCGTAGATGCCGATGTCCCAGCGCTGATCTCCGCTGAGCACAACCGATCCATCGCTTCCGCGAGTGACTGCCGTCACCGAGCAACAACCGCGTACCTTCTCGATTGCGGTGTCGAAGTCTTTCGTTTGATACAAGGCTTTGATCTCCACTTCATTGGCGAACAGGACATCGACATGACCGTTCACTAGTTCGAGAAAGCTTTCCCTGTGGCGATCCACGCAGAAGCCGTCGGAGAGGGAGAGAGAGACTTTCCCTCCTGCCGCACGGCAAGCTTCCGCTGCGGCGATGAAGGCCCGCTTGGCTGCAGGGCTGTCCCACAGATAGCCCTCCAGATAGAGCACTTTTGTTTCCTCGACCATGGAGAGATCAAGATCCTCCGGCTCAAGCTGTGTTGATGCTCCGAGGAAAGTGCACATCGTCCGCTCTGCGTCGGGCGTCACATAGATGAGACAGCGTGCAGTGGTGGCGCCGGTGGTTGCCGAGGGTGTCTCAAACCTGGTTCCCACTGCACGAATGTCGTGGCTGAAGATCGATCCGAGCTGGTCATCACGCACTCGACCGATAAACCCTGTTCGCCCGCCAAGCTGAGCGATGCCGACCATGGTGTTGGCTACTGATCCGCCGGATGTTTCCAGCCCAGGACCACTCGATGTGTAGAGAGCTTCCGCCTGCTGTTCATCGATCAGGCACATTCCCCCTTTCTGCAGACCGTGCTCACTGAGAAAACCGTCCTTGGTCTGGACCAGCACGTCAACAATGGCGTTGCCGATTCCCACCACATCCAAGGAGGCGTTGGGCTGGAAACGGGAGGAATCGGCCATGAACAAACTTGTGTTGACTGCGGCAGTCTTACGCCCTGATGGGATTTGCCGGAATCAGGCGCTGAGAAGCGCCCGTTTTGGACCGTGGATCGGATCCTCAACAACAATGGTTTGATCGCGACCGGCACCCAGTGACACGATGGCGATCGGGACCTCCATTAGATCGGCCAGGAAGCGCAGGTACGCCATGGCTTTCTCGGGAAGATCCTCAAGGGTGCGGCATTCAGCGGTGGAACACTGCCAGCCCGGGAGCGTCTCGAAAATCGGTTGACAGCGGGCGAATGCTTCTGCACAGGAAGGAAAGTGTTCGATCCTTTCCCCATCAAGCTCATAGGCCACACAAACCTGAAGTTCGTCGAGTTCGTCCAACACATCGAGTTTGGTGACGGCCAGGCAATCCAGGCCGTTCACGCCAACTGCATAGCGTCCGATCACACCGTCGAACCAGCCACAGCGCCGGCGTCGGCCGGTTGTGGTGCCGAAC
This window harbors:
- a CDS encoding precorrin-6A/cobalt-precorrin-6A reductase; translated protein: MHRWRNRQNHVLVFAGTGEGPAIARTLLESGHRVSISVVSAAGARAYSAMHLDDLHVGPFPSQQSLEEHLAALGVTFVLDATHPFALQISAQLRLVCSILNLPLLRFERPDHDMSDQLVLSTVADLSDCALSGHRLLLAVGARQLAAAATAARLAGASVHARVLPTPEAIRQAGLAGLYGERLAVLRPGTGDRIGGLEAALCRRWQITDVLCRQSGGAADQLWSDLARRHSIRLWKLKRPNPVPNVDVVYSVSQLCRQLDDHVNGPEFGPHHGG
- the cutA gene encoding divalent-cation tolerance protein CutA; amino-acid sequence: MSTDLSLVLTTEADQIKAGALAEQLITLRLAACVSLMPVQSCYRWKGEIERSQEVQLLIKTSSQRLEQLISGLEALHSYATPEILHLPAQAGDAYAAWALGALNPDAPSSAQEERPGSEHPAG
- a CDS encoding adenosine kinase; protein product: MADSSRFQPNASLDVVGIGNAIVDVLVQTKDGFLSEHGLQKGGMCLIDEQQAEALYTSSGPGLETSGGSVANTMVGIAQLGGRTGFIGRVRDDQLGSIFSHDIRAVGTRFETPSATTGATTARCLIYVTPDAERTMCTFLGASTQLEPEDLDLSMVEETKVLYLEGYLWDSPAAKRAFIAAAEACRAAGGKVSLSLSDGFCVDRHRESFLELVNGHVDVLFANEVEIKALYQTKDFDTAIEKVRGCCSVTAVTRGSDGSVVLSGDQRWDIGIYGLGELVDTTGAGDLYAGGFLHAFTQGDSLERCGQLGALCAGQIVTQLGARSLVSLPELMKEHLD